Genomic segment of Nostoc sp. TCL240-02:
TGCTGGAAGCCAGCAATATGATGATGAAGCCATGAGCAAAACCGTTGAAGTTCTACCGGATCAGCCGGCGCTGGTTGCACGAGCGCTAGAATTAATTCTGTCTAAGTTAGAAACTGCTATTGAGCAGCGAGGGCGGTTTACCATCGCCTTATCTGGCGGCAGTACACCTAAACCGTTATACGAAGCGATCGCTACTCAAAAACTGCCTTGGGATAAAATTCATGTATTCTGGGGGGATGAGCGTTATGTGCCACCAGATCACCCCGATAGCAATGAACTGATGACGCGTCGTGCATGGCTAGATCGTGTTGATATCCCAGCAGCTAACATTCACCCCGTACCAACTTTAGAAGCCAATCCAGAACTCGCGGCTGCAAAGTATGAACAACATCTCAAAGAATTTTTCAATTCTTCTGGGGTAGAGTTTCCCGCATTGGATGTAGTACTACTCGGAATGGGTGATGATGCACATACTGCATCTTTGTTTCCCCACACAGAGGCTCTCAAAGTACGCGATCGCCTGGTGACTGTGGGTAACAAAGACGGAAACCCCAGAATAAGTTTCACATACCCCTTCATCAACTCTGCTCTCAGTGTGATTTTTCTGGTTGCTGGTGCTAATAAACGCCCAGCTTTGGCGCAAGTCTTTGCACCTGTCGCCGATGACTTCGCTTACCCATCCCGCTTAATTCGGCCCCAAGGTGAACTTTGGTGGCTGCTGGATGCAGCAGCAGGTTCGGAACTTCAACATTAAACTTGGGAATTGGGAATTGGGCATGGGGCATGAAGAAGAGACAAGGGAGACAAGGAAGAGGGGGGAGACAAGAGAAAGACTTGTTCAATAATTCTCCCTTGTCCCCCCTGCCCCGTGCCCCCATGCCCCCTGCTTCCTTTCCCGTATCAAATCGGCAGTAATTGCTAGAATCTAAAGCTAGGGCCGCCTCTGCTTGCCAGTCCTACCTATATTTATGATGATCTTGAACAAAGGCTAAATATCGATGATCGTCTGCCCTAATTGCAATCATCCCAACCCTGATGGTGCTGTCCAATGCGAAGCTTGCTATACACCGTTGCCCGCGACTACTAACTGTCCTAGTTGTGGGGCAAGTGTGCAGGCAGATGCTGCATTCTGTGGACAGTGTGGCTGTAACCTTCACTCCGCAGGAGTTCCACATGTTCATAGTTCGGTAGCTACAACAGTTACTCCCGATGTTCCTGTGGAAGTACCACCGTTAGTTCCACCCGATCCTCTGTTAGAACTTTTACAACCAGATGCTTTGGGAATGAGCGGTTCTACTAACTCTCATCCTCCCAGTTCATCTTTACCAGCAACAGAGGTGGCAGCTCCTCCAGTAGCTCCCCCAGAGGCAGCTGTTATAGAAAACAGCCCCCCAGAAGCAGAGCCAAGCGTCGCAGTACCCGTAGTTTCTGGACAAAGTATTCCTACTCCACCACCGTTGGAACCAGCGCCACCCTCTGAAGCGGAACTACCTCCACCAGCTGCACCAGCACCAACTGCAACCGTTGCCAGAACACAATTGCAGCAGGTTATGGCGCGGTTAATCCACGTTCAAACTGATCGACTAATTGAATTGCCGCAAAATCTCTCTGTGATTCATATCGGCAAGCCTAATGATCGGATTCCTCCAGATATAGACGTTTCAGGATTTCCTAATTCAGAAGTTGTCTCGCGAATTCATGCAGATATTCGTGTTGAGGGAGACGCTCACTATGTAGAAGATGTGGGAAGTTCTAATGGCACTTACATTAATAACTTGCCCCTTTTACCAGGAAATCGTCATCGATTGCGACCAGGCGATCGCATCAGTTTGGGTAAAGGAGACTTAATGACATTCCTGTTTCAACTTGCTTAACTGATTTTCCATTAATTATGACATCAGTCTAAGCATGTTCTGCCCATCCTCC
This window contains:
- the pgl gene encoding 6-phosphogluconolactonase, whose protein sequence is MSKTVEVLPDQPALVARALELILSKLETAIEQRGRFTIALSGGSTPKPLYEAIATQKLPWDKIHVFWGDERYVPPDHPDSNELMTRRAWLDRVDIPAANIHPVPTLEANPELAAAKYEQHLKEFFNSSGVEFPALDVVLLGMGDDAHTASLFPHTEALKVRDRLVTVGNKDGNPRISFTYPFINSALSVIFLVAGANKRPALAQVFAPVADDFAYPSRLIRPQGELWWLLDAAAGSELQH
- a CDS encoding FHA domain-containing protein — its product is MIVCPNCNHPNPDGAVQCEACYTPLPATTNCPSCGASVQADAAFCGQCGCNLHSAGVPHVHSSVATTVTPDVPVEVPPLVPPDPLLELLQPDALGMSGSTNSHPPSSSLPATEVAAPPVAPPEAAVIENSPPEAEPSVAVPVVSGQSIPTPPPLEPAPPSEAELPPPAAPAPTATVARTQLQQVMARLIHVQTDRLIELPQNLSVIHIGKPNDRIPPDIDVSGFPNSEVVSRIHADIRVEGDAHYVEDVGSSNGTYINNLPLLPGNRHRLRPGDRISLGKGDLMTFLFQLA